From Neobacillus sp. PS2-9, the proteins below share one genomic window:
- a CDS encoding flagellin has protein sequence MRINHNIAALNTHRQLSSASNAQAKSMEKLSSGLRINRAGDDAAGLAISEKMRGQIRGLDQASRNAQDGISMIQTAEGALNETHDILQRMRELSVQGSTDTNNTDDREAIGEELLQLKAEVDRISKTTAFNGKKLLNGDLAPTVSGGTAVVGKALATNGAAAISKIDVSGALGGETYTLGNATGGKISLTRTSDSVAQTITAEPTIGADGKSTLNFSELGISIEIAGVTTKAAADTATDLAGLTITTGANSSASFAIGSNGSSDEKLAVSFAKMDSTTLGTSGSEIGTLVTGAANSLIDTQAKADTLTSSLDAAIKQVSKQRSTLGAAQNRLEHTINNLGTSSENLTAAESRVRDVDMAKEMMTQTKNSILSQAAQAMLAQSNQMPQGVLQLLR, from the coding sequence ATGCGTATTAATCACAACATTGCTGCACTTAACACACATCGTCAGTTAAGCAGTGCATCAAATGCACAAGCTAAATCTATGGAAAAATTATCTTCAGGTCTTCGCATCAATCGTGCTGGTGATGATGCAGCAGGTCTAGCGATCTCAGAAAAAATGCGTGGACAAATCCGCGGTTTAGACCAAGCTTCTCGTAACGCTCAAGATGGTATTTCTATGATTCAAACTGCTGAGGGTGCTTTAAACGAAACGCATGACATCCTTCAACGTATGCGTGAACTATCAGTTCAAGGATCAACAGACACAAATAATACTGATGACCGCGAAGCGATCGGTGAAGAATTACTGCAATTAAAAGCTGAAGTTGACCGTATTTCAAAAACTACTGCATTCAACGGTAAAAAGCTATTAAATGGTGATTTAGCACCGACAGTATCTGGTGGTACAGCTGTTGTTGGTAAAGCATTAGCAACAAATGGCGCCGCTGCAATTTCTAAAATTGATGTTTCTGGTGCTCTTGGTGGCGAAACATATACATTAGGTAATGCTACTGGAGGAAAAATTAGTTTAACTCGTACATCAGACTCAGTAGCACAAACTATTACCGCTGAGCCTACTATTGGTGCGGATGGTAAATCAACACTTAACTTTAGTGAATTAGGAATTTCAATTGAAATTGCCGGTGTAACAACAAAAGCTGCTGCAGATACTGCAACTGATTTAGCAGGTCTAACAATAACAACTGGTGCTAATTCTTCTGCAAGTTTTGCAATAGGATCAAATGGATCTAGTGACGAAAAACTAGCTGTTTCCTTCGCGAAAATGGATTCCACTACCTTGGGTACTTCTGGAAGCGAAATCGGTACTTTAGTAACTGGTGCTGCAAATTCTCTTATTGATACTCAAGCGAAAGCTGACACTTTAACTTCATCACTTGATGCAGCGATAAAGCAAGTTTCTAAACAACGTTCTACTCTAGGTGCTGCTCAAAACCGTTTGGAACACACTATCAATAACTTAGGTACATCTTCTGAAAACTTAACAGCTGCTGAGTCTCGTGTAAGGGATGTTGATATGGCGAAGGAAATGATGACTCAAACAAAGAACTCAATTCTTTCTCAAGCAGCACAAGCAATGTTGGCTCAATCAAATCAGATGCCTCAAGGAGTTTTACAACTTCTGAGATAA
- a CDS encoding carbon storage regulator, with product MLIVGREIGQSVIIDDVIKVTVLQVDSKLRLVIDAPENLSISKLKDTESSSKFLKKGTRIIESSTKIGENVKISILQTESGLLRFAIDAPKEISIFREELYKGNNQELIT from the coding sequence GTGCTCATTGTAGGCAGAGAAATCGGGCAATCAGTGATCATTGATGATGTTATCAAGGTTACTGTCTTACAAGTTGATTCAAAACTTCGTTTAGTCATTGATGCACCAGAGAATTTGTCAATTTCTAAGTTGAAGGATACTGAAAGTAGTAGTAAGTTTCTGAAAAAAGGGACTAGAATAATTGAGTCCTCAACTAAAATTGGTGAAAATGTAAAAATTTCAATTCTTCAAACTGAATCTGGTTTACTAAGATTTGCTATTGATGCACCTAAAGAAATTAGTATATTTCGAGAAGAATTGTATAAAGGAAATAATCAGGAACTAATAACTTAA
- the fliD gene encoding flagellar filament capping protein FliD, translating into MINSSNTLRVSGLASGMNTDEIVANLVKVQSSRLFKMQQNKITATWKQDAYRDVNKKVDEFRKAMEGLRLQSTFNKQTVTSSDPRIEVSSAGTSTLTDFVISEATPAEAAKPATVSFASASSSVGATGFSFKLNNIDIALDPNLTFDQAVAKINEQSSQTNVKAENVGGSLVFTTLTTGSAQKIDITITDTNNPLKISNTTNITGSEAKSGTVTINGTQIAVSSNKFTYQGVSFNLKENIPVNSTISVRVSSDTKGIFDTVKTFVDKYNELIADLNGRLTEKRYRDYPPLLDDQKKDMKDNDIKLWDEKAKSGLLTSDSTIRSFLTEMRNSLITSVQNPALSTAFKSLKDIGIDFSTNYRENGKLVLNEEKLKGVLQTNLEDVKRLFSTKGTGATSSSTTATDTNMHGNSGFGWRIYDRINSTISELGSLAGSPNSLVDTKSSIAKQLKSLDENIDREQDKVNSYEQRLWKQFGAMEKAIQQLNSQGSWLSQQLGG; encoded by the coding sequence ATGATTAATAGCAGTAATACATTGAGAGTCAGCGGTCTGGCATCTGGAATGAATACGGATGAAATTGTAGCAAATCTGGTTAAAGTACAGAGTAGCCGATTATTTAAAATGCAGCAAAATAAAATAACGGCCACCTGGAAACAGGATGCCTACCGTGATGTGAATAAAAAAGTGGACGAATTCCGTAAAGCGATGGAAGGATTACGTTTGCAGTCGACTTTTAATAAACAGACTGTAACTTCAAGTGATCCTAGAATAGAAGTATCTTCTGCTGGTACTAGTACATTAACAGATTTTGTAATTTCTGAAGCAACACCTGCTGAGGCAGCTAAACCAGCTACTGTTAGTTTTGCGAGTGCATCTTCAAGTGTTGGGGCTACGGGATTTTCATTTAAATTAAACAATATTGATATTGCACTTGATCCCAATCTTACATTTGATCAAGCTGTAGCAAAAATTAATGAACAAAGTAGTCAAACAAATGTTAAAGCTGAAAATGTGGGTGGATCTTTAGTTTTTACTACTTTGACAACTGGATCGGCACAAAAAATTGATATTACAATTACAGATACAAATAACCCCTTAAAGATATCCAATACAACAAATATCACTGGATCAGAAGCAAAGTCAGGCACAGTTACTATAAATGGCACACAAATAGCGGTTTCTTCAAATAAGTTTACATACCAGGGCGTTTCGTTTAATTTAAAAGAAAATATCCCTGTAAATAGTACTATTTCAGTTCGAGTAAGCAGTGATACGAAAGGAATATTTGATACGGTAAAGACATTTGTTGATAAATATAATGAACTTATTGCTGACTTAAATGGTAGATTAACAGAAAAACGCTATCGCGATTACCCACCATTGCTGGATGATCAGAAAAAAGATATGAAAGATAATGATATTAAGTTATGGGATGAAAAAGCGAAGAGTGGTTTGCTAACTAGTGATTCAACGATTAGATCATTTTTGACAGAAATGCGAAATAGTCTTATAACGTCTGTTCAAAATCCTGCATTGTCAACAGCCTTTAAATCGTTAAAAGACATTGGAATAGATTTTTCTACGAACTATCGGGAAAACGGAAAATTAGTTTTGAATGAAGAGAAACTAAAGGGAGTTCTTCAGACAAATTTAGAAGATGTAAAAAGACTCTTCTCAACAAAGGGTACAGGGGCAACAAGTTCTTCAACAACAGCAACAGATACTAATATGCATGGTAATAGTGGATTTGGTTGGAGAATATATGACAGAATAAATTCTACAATTTCTGAACTTGGTTCATTAGCTGGCTCGCCAAATTCACTAGTTGACACTAAAAGTTCCATTGCAAAACAATTGAAATCTTTAGATGAAAATATTGATAGAGAACAAGATAAGGTTAACTCTTATGAACAACGATTGTGGAAGCAATTTGGAGCTATGGAAAAGGCAATACAGCAGCTTAATTCACAAGGATCTTGGCTGTCACAACAACTAGGAGGGTAA
- a CDS encoding flagellar hook-basal body protein → MNTSLYISSGALQAYQQKIDTSANNIANVNTPGFKRKDQSFSEILASQLNNQGRTDQEVGRLTPDGLRVGYGTRTGLTQLVMEQGQAISTGNPFDLMIQGKGFFQVGYPSSTVGGADEVRYSRDGNFHLSPNPTKQGSYHLVNANGGYLLDQNGKPIELDGQYEVSIDGNGQMNLRSKDGSGTPFISAQQVGIVDIQNPHVLKNMGGNEFSIDSTVLPTGANASDYVKMMQPADVQIASGFLEGSNVELTKEMTDLMTTQRGFQMNARAVSYADQMIGIANGILK, encoded by the coding sequence TTGAATACGTCATTATATATTTCTTCTGGGGCTTTACAAGCGTACCAACAGAAGATTGATACTTCTGCAAACAATATTGCTAATGTGAACACACCAGGATTTAAACGAAAAGATCAAAGTTTCTCTGAGATTTTGGCTTCTCAACTGAATAATCAAGGTCGAACGGATCAAGAAGTTGGGCGCCTGACGCCGGATGGATTGCGCGTTGGCTATGGAACCCGAACAGGTCTTACTCAGCTAGTCATGGAGCAAGGGCAAGCTATTTCAACGGGAAATCCTTTTGATTTGATGATTCAAGGAAAGGGTTTTTTCCAAGTAGGGTATCCTTCTTCGACTGTCGGAGGAGCTGACGAGGTTCGTTATTCACGTGATGGGAATTTTCATTTGAGCCCAAATCCTACTAAACAAGGAAGCTATCATTTAGTGAATGCGAACGGTGGTTACTTACTCGATCAAAATGGGAAGCCGATTGAGTTGGATGGCCAATATGAAGTTAGTATTGATGGGAATGGTCAAATGAATTTAAGAAGCAAGGATGGCAGCGGTACACCGTTTATTTCTGCCCAACAAGTCGGCATTGTCGATATTCAAAATCCCCATGTGTTAAAAAATATGGGTGGAAATGAATTTTCTATCGATTCTACTGTGTTGCCTACTGGGGCAAATGCATCTGATTACGTGAAGATGATGCAGCCTGCAGATGTGCAAATTGCATCAGGTTTTCTAGAAGGGTCCAATGTAGAGTTAACGAAAGAAATGACGGATCTTATGACCACGCAAAGAGGGTTTCAAATGAATGCACGAGCGGTTTCCTATGCGGATCAAATGATTGGAATTGCGAATGGGATTTTAAAGTAG
- a CDS encoding flagellar hook-basal body protein: MLRGLYSAASGMFSLERRQETLSNNLANAQTPGFKKDDTVMRAFPKLLVERIRDYNETIPGANGLTIPGQGVPVGELANGVYAQERIPSFLQGALVQTDQPLDIAIDDQNIPLQVVNGRTVKPTAFFAVELPDGSVGYTRNGKWDLDSNGNLVTSDGYKILGADHKPIQVTSGVSKDDLYIDADGQLIANPNDAANARQVGKIGMVVVQNPYDLTRQGGNVYKSENPLPFIQDAGGTNPGVTLHQGYVEQSNVDPGQTMADMMMTVRAYEANQKVVSVYNQSLEQLYSVGKING, translated from the coding sequence ATGCTAAGAGGTTTGTATTCTGCAGCGTCAGGGATGTTCTCCTTAGAACGTAGACAAGAAACACTATCTAATAATCTCGCCAATGCACAAACACCTGGGTTTAAAAAGGATGATACGGTTATGCGTGCATTTCCTAAACTATTAGTGGAACGTATTAGAGACTATAATGAAACGATTCCTGGCGCTAATGGATTAACGATTCCAGGTCAGGGGGTACCGGTCGGAGAGCTAGCAAACGGTGTTTATGCACAGGAACGGATCCCGAGCTTCCTTCAAGGGGCACTTGTTCAAACAGATCAACCATTAGATATTGCTATAGATGATCAGAACATTCCTTTGCAAGTTGTTAATGGCCGAACAGTGAAGCCCACAGCCTTTTTCGCTGTCGAGCTTCCAGATGGATCGGTTGGATATACCCGGAATGGAAAATGGGACTTAGATTCGAATGGGAATCTGGTTACATCTGATGGATATAAGATACTGGGTGCGGATCATAAGCCTATTCAAGTCACTAGCGGTGTCAGTAAAGATGATTTGTACATAGATGCAGATGGACAGCTTATTGCTAATCCTAATGATGCTGCAAATGCGAGACAGGTGGGCAAAATCGGGATGGTTGTTGTACAAAATCCTTATGATCTTACTCGCCAAGGCGGGAATGTTTATAAATCTGAAAATCCACTTCCATTTATCCAAGATGCAGGTGGGACGAATCCCGGCGTAACCCTTCACCAGGGATATGTTGAACAATCAAATGTAGATCCCGGTCAAACAATGGCCGATATGATGATGACAGTGAGGGCCTATGAGGCAAATCAAAAAGTTGTCAGTGTGTATAATCAATCACTTGAACAGCTTTATTCGGTAGGAAAGATTAACGGATAA
- a CDS encoding DUF6115 domain-containing protein, which yields MQEYLNVATLIVNFIAVLYLVIKSSFRKKWDYQQELSLKMVSNQEKLMRQLTDIKITIEHHHMMTQRENEQWKVEMVQALNAVKIESDSNSKANNGHQLFLNDRYKEVFDLKAKGLSVEEIAKQLGKGNGEVAFILQLAEQART from the coding sequence GTGCAAGAATATCTAAATGTAGCAACTTTAATAGTCAATTTTATCGCTGTGCTGTATTTAGTCATCAAGAGTTCTTTCCGAAAAAAATGGGACTATCAGCAGGAACTATCCTTAAAGATGGTATCCAATCAAGAAAAATTGATGCGTCAATTAACTGATATAAAAATAACTATTGAGCACCACCATATGATGACTCAAAGAGAGAATGAACAATGGAAGGTAGAAATGGTTCAAGCATTGAATGCGGTGAAAATTGAATCTGACTCTAATTCAAAAGCAAACAATGGTCATCAATTATTTTTGAATGATCGATATAAGGAAGTTTTTGATTTGAAAGCTAAAGGTCTCTCAGTGGAAGAGATTGCAAAGCAACTGGGTAAAGGCAATGGTGAAGTCGCTTTTATTCTCCAATTGGCTGAACAGGCACGTACTTAA
- a CDS encoding YaaR family protein, producing MKIQDPVRINIGDSRLSPSDRSSTNTASFQKIMNTFSKELTKEHLQQILQEIDQQGQRLSEKPTFAELRKYKEVVKRFMGEVTKNGVGLYQTDSWDPYGGNKTLKTVQVLDRKLMELTDHVLKEQDEGLSILDRIGEIKGLLINLYT from the coding sequence TTGAAAATACAGGATCCGGTAAGAATAAATATAGGTGATTCCCGCCTCTCTCCGAGCGACCGTTCATCGACAAACACAGCATCCTTTCAAAAAATCATGAATACCTTTTCGAAAGAACTGACTAAAGAACATCTTCAGCAAATATTGCAAGAAATCGACCAACAGGGTCAGAGATTAAGTGAGAAACCGACCTTTGCTGAACTCAGGAAATATAAAGAAGTGGTCAAGCGGTTTATGGGTGAAGTAACAAAGAATGGTGTTGGTCTCTATCAAACAGATAGCTGGGACCCATATGGAGGAAATAAAACATTAAAAACCGTCCAAGTTCTCGACCGTAAATTAATGGAATTAACTGACCATGTTTTAAAAGAGCAGGATGAAGGGTTATCTATTCTGGATCGCATTGGTGAGATTAAGGGATTATTAATTAATTTATATACTTGA
- a CDS encoding methyl-accepting chemotaxis protein — translation MLKKIQKNGSSKSYKYLKLANNVSMGVKLWGSFIILLLFLGSVSIVSYYKINVLSDDVTYLGNTQLKEAQIISKLKDSITDIRLNLTKYSYEKSADEKAKIEDIVNADIKKVKSDVKDLEKLVVNTSKDKKLVQQFNINFGSYENTIPTIFKATEGENYYTTHARLGVLQHNGDNTISSLERMAKSSQTNTNKIIDDAKQRSTNSLIQIIGVSVLAMVLSILVAFLINGLIRRTVSRVLKNAEITTNSATEIKNSIDKTALSAQQLDASMNKANDAISELVASIQQVAGNTNITASGVDEISAAIEQMSASINLVAASADHFASSAEETSSAIQEMMASIEQVAISVGNAGANVEQISVSIEEMSHSIKGVSEHAVSLTDTAKQTSDTVEEMVVSIQQVAASAQTVNQLSNAVKDDAYEGTISLNETLNGMKEISKVIDQTSRVMENLGKSSEEIGSIIAVIDDIADQTNLLALNAAIEAARAGEHGKGFAVVADEVRKLAERSAKATKEIASLIKGIQNETTVAVSSIKDGAQKVKVGNQLADKTNQAIKKISEGISQVTVEMNQIAKATEEQSKNSEFITKAVESVTSQAEEMTQSTKEQSITAEAIVKGITSTKEQVQQISIATAEQAKGSHAIVAAVENVTHQSGSVTNATKEQALTAAEIVRNINSIKEMVQQMMMATNEQARYGQEIALEVGNVQKQTEEFNSSIDTQSKGVEEVVLAITDVNKQIQRLK, via the coding sequence ATGCTGAAAAAAATACAGAAAAATGGTTCAAGTAAATCCTACAAGTATCTAAAGCTAGCAAATAATGTTTCTATGGGTGTCAAACTATGGGGCAGCTTTATTATTCTTTTATTATTCTTAGGGTCAGTTTCGATTGTATCTTATTATAAAATAAATGTGTTAAGTGACGACGTAACTTATTTAGGGAATACTCAGTTAAAAGAGGCTCAAATCATCTCAAAACTTAAAGACAGCATTACAGACATTCGCTTAAATTTAACCAAATATTCATATGAGAAAAGTGCAGATGAAAAAGCTAAGATAGAAGATATAGTAAATGCTGATATCAAAAAGGTTAAAAGTGATGTAAAGGATTTGGAAAAACTTGTAGTGAATACAAGTAAGGATAAAAAATTAGTACAGCAGTTTAATATTAACTTCGGATCCTATGAAAATACGATTCCAACAATCTTTAAAGCGACTGAAGGTGAGAATTACTACACTACCCATGCAAGATTAGGGGTTTTACAACATAATGGGGACAATACCATCAGTTCTCTTGAGAGAATGGCCAAAAGTTCACAAACAAATACCAATAAGATTATCGATGATGCAAAGCAACGCTCAACTAATTCACTTATTCAGATTATAGGTGTTTCTGTGTTAGCAATGGTTTTAAGTATCTTGGTAGCATTTTTAATCAATGGACTCATTCGTCGTACAGTAAGCAGAGTATTGAAAAATGCAGAAATCACCACTAATTCTGCTACAGAAATTAAAAACTCGATAGATAAAACAGCCCTCAGTGCGCAACAACTAGATGCTTCTATGAATAAAGCAAATGATGCCATAAGTGAATTAGTTGCTTCCATACAGCAAGTGGCAGGGAACACAAATATAACGGCATCAGGGGTAGATGAAATTTCTGCTGCTATTGAACAAATGAGTGCTTCCATTAACTTAGTTGCAGCAAGTGCAGACCATTTTGCATCCTCTGCGGAAGAAACTTCTTCAGCAATCCAAGAGATGATGGCTTCCATTGAACAAGTGGCAATCAGTGTAGGTAATGCTGGGGCAAATGTGGAACAAATTTCTGTTTCGATTGAAGAAATGAGCCACTCTATTAAAGGAGTAAGTGAACATGCTGTAAGTCTAACTGATACGGCTAAACAAACATCAGACACAGTAGAAGAAATGGTTGTTTCCATTCAACAGGTTGCAGCAAGTGCCCAGACCGTTAACCAACTAAGCAATGCAGTTAAAGATGATGCTTATGAAGGAACGATTTCATTAAATGAAACATTGAACGGGATGAAGGAGATTTCTAAGGTAATAGACCAGACTAGTAGAGTAATGGAGAACTTAGGAAAAAGCTCGGAGGAAATTGGCAGCATCATTGCAGTAATTGATGATATCGCTGACCAAACAAATCTTCTAGCACTTAACGCAGCCATTGAAGCAGCAAGAGCAGGTGAACATGGAAAAGGATTTGCAGTTGTTGCTGATGAGGTTCGTAAGCTTGCCGAAAGATCTGCAAAAGCAACAAAAGAGATTGCATCTCTAATCAAGGGGATTCAGAATGAAACGACAGTTGCAGTATCTTCTATTAAAGATGGTGCTCAAAAAGTAAAAGTAGGAAATCAATTGGCGGATAAAACGAACCAAGCGATTAAGAAGATTTCTGAGGGTATCTCTCAAGTAACGGTTGAAATGAATCAAATTGCAAAAGCAACGGAAGAACAATCAAAAAATAGTGAGTTCATTACCAAAGCGGTGGAGAGCGTAACAAGCCAGGCTGAAGAAATGACTCAATCTACAAAAGAACAATCGATCACTGCTGAAGCAATTGTAAAAGGAATTACCAGTACGAAGGAACAGGTACAACAAATTTCTATTGCGACGGCTGAACAAGCCAAAGGAAGTCATGCTATTGTTGCTGCTGTAGAAAATGTAACACATCAATCAGGCTCTGTAACCAATGCAACGAAAGAACAGGCATTGACAGCGGCAGAAATCGTTCGCAATATTAACAGCATCAAAGAAATGGTTCAACAAATGATGATGGCAACCAATGAGCAAGCGAGATATGGCCAGGAAATTGCGTTAGAGGTAGGAAATGTTCAAAAACAAACAGAAGAATTCAATTCCAGCATCGATACGCAATCAAAAGGTGTTGAAGAAGTCGTACTTGCCATTACGGATGTAAATAAACAAATTCAAAGATTAAAATAA
- a CDS encoding chemotaxis protein CheW, translating into MKDQVKFQDAKVLIFKLGQEEYGVHINQVVSIDRMQTLSITPYPNRASHVLGVASIRDVVIPIVDMRAALTGEALKQTDVTRIIIVKVYDKEIGIIVDAATDVLDLPAESVEQTNILETNNVSYLLGISRFDNRIVILLDIEKLLENTTNLDDLRDMIQSFINSNEGAEA; encoded by the coding sequence ATGAAAGATCAAGTCAAGTTTCAGGATGCTAAAGTACTTATTTTTAAATTAGGCCAGGAAGAATATGGTGTACATATCAATCAAGTTGTCTCCATTGATAGAATGCAGACGCTTTCTATTACTCCCTATCCAAATCGGGCATCACATGTATTAGGAGTTGCTTCCATTCGTGATGTTGTGATTCCTATTGTTGACATGCGCGCGGCACTTACAGGGGAAGCACTGAAACAAACAGATGTGACAAGAATTATAATTGTGAAAGTGTACGACAAAGAAATTGGAATTATAGTAGATGCGGCTACTGATGTGCTCGATCTTCCAGCAGAATCGGTCGAGCAAACCAATATTTTGGAAACAAATAATGTTTCTTATCTGTTGGGTATTTCAAGGTTTGATAATCGTATAGTTATTCTTCTAGATATTGAAAAGCTATTGGAAAATACAACAAATCTTGATGATTTGAGAGATATGATCCAAAGCTTTATCAATAGCAATGAAGGAGCAGAAGCCTAA
- a CDS encoding chemotaxis protein CheW has protein sequence MENIKVIAFSLRDEEYGLNIDYVQSIERLSPITRVPNVPSYVKGVINLRGNIIPLIDLQSKLNLGQVEYSESTRVIIVKFEEIELGFIVDKTSNVINIPSDAIEAAASSGFNTDHFEGIAKYEGQLIILVNLKEIIKTEANESDVED, from the coding sequence ATGGAGAATATCAAAGTAATCGCTTTTTCATTACGAGATGAAGAGTATGGATTGAACATTGATTATGTTCAATCCATTGAACGGTTGTCTCCGATTACAAGAGTTCCCAATGTCCCGTCTTATGTAAAGGGCGTCATTAACCTCAGGGGAAATATAATCCCCCTGATTGATCTCCAAAGTAAGTTAAACCTAGGACAAGTGGAATACTCTGAAAGCACGCGAGTTATTATTGTGAAATTTGAAGAGATTGAATTAGGTTTCATTGTAGATAAAACCAGTAATGTAATTAATATTCCTTCAGATGCAATAGAAGCTGCAGCATCCAGCGGTTTTAATACAGACCATTTTGAAGGAATTGCAAAATACGAAGGGCAATTAATTATCCTCGTAAATTTAAAAGAAATAATAAAAACTGAGGCAAATGAATCGGACGTAGAGGACTAA